The following nucleotide sequence is from Longimicrobium sp..
GATCGTGGAAGATGCGCTGCAGCCGCCGCTCGCCCACCCCGAGCTGCGCCGCCAGCTCGCGCACGGGGAGCGCGCCGGCCGTCGAGCGCAGGCGCGCCCACGCCGCGGCAGCGATCGGCTCAGGCGCGTCCCGGAAGCGCGCGGCGAGCACCTCCTCCAGCACCGGCACGGCCGCGAGCGCGGAGCCAGCGTCCAGCACCGGCGCGCACAGGGAGCCCAGCCCCAGCTCGTCCAAACCCGCGTCCAGGTCCGTTAGCTCGCCCGCGGGTAAGCCCAGCGCGGCGCCGCCCGGCCGGAAGCGCACTCCCACGATCTCCACGCGCCCCGCCACGTGCACGGGAACCGCGCGCGTCATGGCGCCCACCGCATAGCCGCGCGGGCGATCGCCGAGGTCGAAGATCAGGTCGATGCACCCGTCCGGCAGCACGCGGTTGAGCGCGGGGGCGGGCAGCGGCCCGTCCGAGCGCAGCGTCCACAGGCACTCCACGCGGGCGGCGAGGGCGGGCGGTGGATCGTGTTCGAGGTACAGGGGCGCGGTCATGGGGGGACGATAAGGTGAGCCCGCGCGGTGGACAACGGGGACGGCGTGCGGCGGGGTGCTTGTGGCCGGGGAGCGGCTTCGGTTACAATGGTAGGCCCGCACCGACCTCGCGGGCGCCTTCCCCGCACCGCCACGCAAGAGCCATCCGTTGAGAGATGTAG
It contains:
- a CDS encoding helix-turn-helix transcriptional regulator yields the protein MTAPLYLEHDPPPALAARVECLWTLRSDGPLPAPALNRVLPDGCIDLIFDLGDRPRGYAVGAMTRAVPVHVAGRVEIVGVRFRPGGAALGLPAGELTDLDAGLDELGLGSLCAPVLDAGSALAAVPVLEEVLAARFRDAPEPIAAAAWARLRSTAGALPVRELAAQLGVGERRLQRIFHDHVGLTPKQAARVARLNAAIALMARAELPLGRVALRAGYYDQAHFNREFARLAGVAPHVWRAERVASVQATAAGAP